The Chitinophagaceae bacterium genome window below encodes:
- a CDS encoding nucleotide-diphospho-sugar transferase — protein MNNAFETPILFLIFNRADTTQQVFNQLKVLQPKYLYVAADGPRESKKDEKQKCEETRKIIEQVNWDCEVKTLFRENNLGCGKAVSSAITWFFDQVEEGIILEDDCLPSVSFFQFCSQLLEKYRNDQRIWHLSGYNLQAGKKRGTADYYFSQETPIWGWASWRRVWKHYNLNLESLNELEKTDLKANLKASKIHALTALYDYRKVTAGKVDTWDYQYSYYQLVNNGLSIVPNANLVENIGFTADATHQNRQKDTFIANKAAVVDYSNMKHPLFILPDVEADKYTYNKRTRWLKKLYIIVWFNFFYRNPNKQ, from the coding sequence ATGAATAACGCATTTGAAACACCCATTCTGTTTTTAATTTTCAACCGGGCAGATACTACTCAGCAGGTGTTCAACCAGCTGAAAGTTCTGCAGCCAAAATATTTGTATGTTGCTGCAGATGGCCCGAGAGAATCAAAAAAAGATGAAAAACAAAAGTGCGAAGAAACAAGAAAAATTATTGAGCAGGTAAATTGGGATTGTGAAGTTAAAACACTGTTCCGTGAAAATAACCTGGGTTGCGGTAAAGCTGTAAGTTCTGCTATCACCTGGTTCTTTGATCAGGTAGAAGAAGGTATTATACTTGAAGATGATTGCCTGCCATCTGTTTCATTTTTTCAATTCTGCAGCCAGTTACTTGAGAAGTACAGAAATGATCAGCGTATTTGGCATTTAAGCGGTTATAATCTTCAGGCTGGAAAGAAAAGAGGCACTGCTGATTACTATTTTTCACAGGAAACACCAATATGGGGATGGGCCAGCTGGAGAAGAGTATGGAAACATTATAATTTAAATCTGGAATCACTGAATGAGTTAGAAAAAACAGATTTAAAAGCAAACTTAAAGGCGTCAAAAATTCATGCGCTTACTGCTTTATATGATTACAGAAAAGTAACAGCAGGAAAAGTTGACACATGGGATTACCAGTATTCTTATTATCAGCTGGTGAATAATGGATTATCAATTGTGCCTAATGCTAACCTTGTTGAAAACATTGGTTTCACCGCAGATGCTACTCATCAAAACAGGCAAAAAGATACATTTATAGCGAACAAAGCAGCTGTAGTAGATTATTCAAATATGAAGCATCCTTTATTTATTCTGCCTGATGTAGAGGCTGATAAATACACATATAATAAACGGACAAGGTGGTTAAAGAAGCTTTATATAATTGTATGGTTCAATTTCTTTTACCGTAATCCGAATAAACAGTAG
- a CDS encoding acyltransferase, protein METLTNQRKVSFLSLLKTALLKLKYGKSLELKGRLIIFGKIPYLKMPGTSKIVFGDRIVLDSGVKTSNVPLVMRCKFVCGTTGVFEIGDNTILNGVGMTAYKKIKIGKNCLISSGTFISDTDFHPIDPMLRQKVSMGYPTDFNQVKKAEVIIGDNVWVGWGSIILKGVTIGDNSIIASGSVVTSNIPPNVIVGGNPAKIIKQIE, encoded by the coding sequence ATGGAAACACTTACAAATCAAAGAAAGGTTAGTTTTCTAAGTTTGCTGAAAACAGCTTTACTGAAATTGAAGTATGGTAAATCGCTTGAATTGAAAGGACGGTTGATTATTTTCGGAAAAATCCCGTATTTGAAGATGCCGGGTACAAGTAAAATTGTTTTTGGTGATAGAATTGTGCTGGATTCAGGTGTTAAAACAAGTAATGTGCCCTTAGTGATGAGGTGTAAATTTGTTTGTGGTACAACTGGAGTATTCGAAATCGGTGATAATACCATTCTTAATGGAGTAGGAATGACAGCTTACAAAAAAATAAAAATTGGCAAGAATTGTCTCATTTCTTCCGGAACGTTTATTTCCGATACTGATTTCCATCCGATTGATCCTATGTTAAGACAAAAAGTATCGATGGGCTATCCGACAGATTTTAACCAGGTAAAAAAGGCTGAAGTTATTATTGGCGATAACGTTTGGGTTGGCTGGGGTTCCATTATTTTAAAGGGAGTAACTATTGGAGACAACAGCATTATTGCTTCCGGATCTGTTGTTACTTCAAATATTCCTCCGAATGTTATTGTTGGCGGGAACCCGGCAAAAATTATTAAACAGATTGAGTGA
- a CDS encoding acyltransferase yields the protein MKKIIPSLNGLRALSILFVLFGHIQVANLKRLDAPGAQIGVNIFFVISGFLITLLLLKEEKRYGTISLKSFYIRRIIRIFPVYYFILLVYFILQLCNVFYLTPTSWVTSITYTKYFNFNDPGDWETGHFWSLSVEEHFYFIWPSVFYLFKKYRTRFALAIVIIVPFVRLFTDISVMHFFTRADSLMWGCLFAIYYDDIYAYIKTKSKLILLSPFFILLCCLVTKRMITLLFPDFKFAEHAAIAFAGSFGTITNICIGLIIVISINYENNLWFRFLNNPVMDYLGVLSYSIYIWQQLFFSGNMGALSKFPLNIVYIFIVAVLSYKLIEQPFLKLKDRFEIKDRKPKAETATVLPN from the coding sequence ATGAAGAAAATAATACCAAGTCTAAATGGTCTGAGAGCACTGAGTATATTATTTGTACTTTTTGGTCACATCCAGGTTGCAAACCTGAAACGGCTTGATGCACCCGGAGCCCAGATAGGGGTCAATATATTCTTCGTTATCTCAGGTTTTTTAATTACGCTCCTGTTACTGAAAGAAGAAAAACGTTACGGAACAATATCCTTAAAGAGTTTTTATATAAGAAGAATTATCAGAATTTTCCCAGTATACTATTTCATTCTTCTTGTATATTTCATCTTACAATTGTGTAATGTTTTTTACCTTACTCCTACTTCATGGGTTACTTCAATAACATATACAAAGTATTTCAATTTTAATGACCCAGGCGATTGGGAAACAGGGCATTTCTGGTCACTGTCTGTAGAGGAACATTTTTATTTTATCTGGCCTTCCGTCTTTTATCTCTTTAAAAAATACAGAACCAGGTTTGCACTTGCAATTGTAATCATTGTACCCTTTGTCCGCTTATTTACAGATATTTCTGTTATGCATTTTTTTACAAGGGCAGATTCACTGATGTGGGGATGTTTGTTCGCAATTTACTATGATGACATATACGCCTATATTAAAACTAAAAGTAAACTCATCCTGCTATCGCCTTTTTTTATTCTACTGTGCTGTCTTGTCACAAAAAGAATGATAACATTGCTATTTCCTGACTTTAAGTTTGCTGAACACGCTGCAATAGCCTTTGCAGGTTCATTTGGCACTATAACCAATATCTGCATTGGTTTGATTATTGTTATTTCAATAAACTATGAAAATAATCTATGGTTCAGGTTCCTTAACAATCCGGTTATGGACTATCTCGGCGTTTTATCGTACAGTATTTATATATGGCAACAGCTTTTCTTTTCCGGAAATATGGGAGCCCTTTCAAAATTCCCTTTAAATATTGTTTATATTTTTATCGTTGCCGTATTATCCTATAAATTAATTGAACAGCCATTCTTAAAACTGAAAGACAGGTTTGAAATAAAAGACCGGAAACCAAAAGCAGAAACAGCAACCGTATTACCCAATTAA
- a CDS encoding glycosyltransferase family 4 protein, with translation MRVIFQIITSINLGGAENIAFSLADYLNTAEGNFKPVIFELYKTESTYSDNKKKKLTEQGIEFHTLGLKSKYLSLVIAPFTLWYYIRKRKPEIVHSHTDLPDFVLALTVKMFSKARFKIIRTIHNTELWPTHSLLGRITEKSFINDTIIAVSRPALTAYNNLRKNCRLASSENQQVILNGIKNPVSSDFPYSLDRTKINIAFAGRLELQKGADTLLSIITNCSANIKEKIVFHIIGHGTYQGQIVDFCKKNSYCIFHEPVSELASKLSSFDYLIMPSRHEGLVLLSLEASFSKVPVIASDIPGLAETLPPGWPLLAKAQKPDSFIEILEKITGEKYNTAELKAIAFNYVSQNFSFEKMGRSYLSVFQTLNTGTK, from the coding sequence ATGAGAGTGATTTTTCAAATAATTACTTCCATCAATCTTGGCGGAGCAGAAAATATCGCTTTTTCACTAGCTGATTATTTAAATACAGCCGAAGGAAATTTTAAGCCAGTTATTTTTGAGCTGTATAAAACAGAGAGTACTTACTCTGACAATAAAAAGAAAAAATTAACTGAGCAGGGCATCGAATTTCACACACTTGGGTTGAAGAGCAAATATCTGAGTCTCGTGATTGCACCTTTTACTTTGTGGTACTACATCCGGAAAAGGAAACCTGAAATTGTTCATTCTCATACTGATTTACCGGATTTTGTTTTAGCACTGACGGTAAAAATGTTTTCCAAAGCCAGATTCAAAATCATCAGAACGATACATAATACAGAACTCTGGCCAACACATTCCTTACTTGGCAGGATCACGGAAAAATCATTTATTAACGACACTATTATTGCTGTATCCCGGCCCGCATTAACAGCATATAATAATTTAAGAAAAAATTGCAGGCTGGCTTCATCTGAAAATCAGCAGGTCATATTAAATGGAATTAAAAATCCTGTGTCATCAGATTTTCCATACTCTCTTGATCGCACCAAAATCAATATAGCTTTTGCAGGAAGACTTGAACTGCAAAAAGGCGCTGACACTCTGCTCAGCATTATAACTAACTGTTCTGCAAATATAAAAGAGAAAATTGTTTTTCATATTATAGGGCACGGCACTTATCAAGGGCAGATAGTGGACTTCTGTAAAAAAAACAGTTACTGTATTTTCCATGAACCTGTTTCTGAGCTGGCATCAAAATTATCTTCTTTTGACTATTTAATAATGCCTTCAAGGCATGAAGGCCTGGTTCTTTTATCCCTTGAAGCATCCTTTTCAAAAGTACCGGTTATTGCAAGTGATATTCCAGGATTAGCAGAAACACTTCCACCTGGCTGGCCTCTTTTAGCAAAAGCCCAAAAACCTGACTCGTTTATTGAAATATTGGAAAAAATAACAGGCGAGAAATATAATACCGCTGAATTAAAAGCTATTGCCTTTAATTATGTTTCTCAAAATTTTTCATTTGAAAAAATGGGCAGGAGCTATTTAAGCGTTTTTCAAACCCTTAATACAGGCACAAAATGA
- a CDS encoding undecaprenyl-phosphate glucose phosphotransferase — MSLHFFRLLKISFLVLDLLMLNLTFLFVMYLNNERITDAMEVEYIYLSLFFNLSWIFSSWLFKIYQQGSISSFESFSRSTLRSYLALLAIVILYIFLSKADLSRLFIITLFLSICAVLMLNRVAYLFVLQFFRKGEIIMRKVLIIGYNETSKKLVQQLEEDPISTHIIGYCEDQKEVHELSNHPIIGELSSAIEVSKENEVTEIFSTITPEQNEIIYQLIQQADHACIRFRIVPNFNFFVHFPVQIDFLGVMPVFSRRKEPLEDVSNRIKKRLVDILVSSLAIVLVLSWLIPLISLVIWLESGRPIFFLQKRTGKDNKPFNCFKFRSMKVNNDANLKQASKEDDRITRVGKILRKTSLDEFPQFLNVFLGDMSIIGPRPHMLKHTDDYSNRINQFMVRQFMKPGISGWAQVNGYRGETKRLEDMEKRVEHDLWYMENWSIWLDVRIIFLTIYQIFKGDKNAF, encoded by the coding sequence ATGAGTCTCCACTTCTTCCGACTATTAAAAATCAGTTTCCTGGTTTTGGATCTGCTAATGCTTAATCTTACTTTCCTGTTCGTTATGTATCTGAACAATGAAAGGATAACAGACGCTATGGAAGTTGAATACATTTACCTGTCATTATTTTTCAACCTCTCCTGGATATTTTCAAGCTGGCTTTTCAAAATATACCAACAGGGAAGTATTTCATCATTTGAATCCTTCAGCCGATCTACATTGAGAAGCTATCTTGCGCTTCTTGCTATTGTTATTCTATACATCTTTTTATCTAAAGCAGACTTATCCCGTTTATTCATCATTACATTATTTCTTTCCATTTGTGCTGTTTTGATGCTAAACCGAGTTGCCTATCTTTTTGTTCTTCAGTTTTTCAGAAAAGGCGAAATCATCATGAGGAAAGTGCTGATCATCGGTTATAACGAAACTTCAAAAAAACTGGTACAGCAGCTGGAAGAAGACCCGATCAGCACACATATTATCGGTTACTGTGAAGATCAAAAAGAAGTTCATGAATTATCAAACCATCCAATCATAGGAGAATTATCGAGCGCAATCGAGGTATCAAAAGAAAATGAGGTTACTGAAATTTTTTCAACTATTACTCCTGAGCAGAATGAAATTATTTATCAACTGATTCAGCAGGCTGATCATGCATGTATTCGCTTCAGAATTGTACCAAATTTTAATTTCTTTGTGCATTTCCCGGTACAAATTGATTTCCTTGGAGTAATGCCGGTTTTTTCAAGACGTAAAGAACCTCTTGAAGATGTTTCAAACAGAATCAAAAAACGGCTCGTTGATATACTCGTCAGCAGCCTGGCAATTGTATTAGTACTTTCCTGGCTAATTCCGTTAATAAGTTTGGTGATCTGGCTGGAATCCGGAAGACCAATATTTTTCTTACAAAAGCGAACCGGAAAAGATAATAAGCCGTTTAACTGTTTTAAATTCCGGAGTATGAAAGTAAATAATGATGCCAATTTAAAACAGGCTTCAAAAGAAGATGACCGGATAACAAGGGTTGGTAAAATACTGAGAAAAACAAGCCTGGATGAATTTCCCCAATTCTTAAATGTATTTCTTGGTGATATGAGTATTATTGGCCCACGGCCCCACATGTTAAAACATACTGATGATTATTCAAATAGAATTAACCAATTTATGGTTCGCCAGTTTATGAAACCGGGCATATCTGGTTGGGCGCAAGTGAATGGATATCGTGGTGAAACGAAAAGACTGGAAGATATGGAAAAAAGAGTTGAACATGATTTGTGGTATATGGAAAACTGGAGCATTTGGCTCGATGTAAGAATTATCTTCTTAACGATATACCAGATTTTTAAAGGTGATAAAAATGCATTTTAA
- a CDS encoding WecB/TagA/CpsF family glycosyltransferase, with product MSAYPIFTGQLKDIDLTKKNVINTINQYSYCIAEKDFDFREALQKSDVLLPDGIGITLSYRFLHGKTIKKIAGADLHYFLLNELNTTNGSCFYLGSSTKTLELIEQKLKGEYPNIRFGSYSPPFKQKFTNEDNSKMINTVNVFKPDVLFIGMTAPKQEKWVHQNKENLSVNIIGSIGAVFDFYAGTVERPGKIWIQLGLEWFIRLLKEPKRMWKRYLYYGPVFIGLVIREKLRGSR from the coding sequence ATGTCAGCATACCCAATTTTTACAGGTCAGCTTAAGGATATTGATCTCACAAAAAAAAATGTGATCAATACTATTAATCAATACTCATACTGCATTGCAGAAAAAGATTTCGATTTCAGAGAAGCTTTGCAAAAATCTGATGTCCTTCTGCCTGATGGAATTGGAATTACTCTTTCTTACAGGTTCCTTCATGGTAAAACAATTAAAAAAATTGCTGGTGCCGATTTACATTATTTTTTACTGAACGAACTGAATACTACAAATGGGTCCTGCTTTTACTTAGGTTCATCCACTAAAACATTAGAATTAATTGAGCAGAAATTGAAAGGTGAATATCCAAATATCCGGTTCGGGAGTTATTCACCTCCATTTAAACAGAAGTTTACAAATGAGGATAACTCAAAAATGATCAATACAGTGAACGTTTTTAAACCAGATGTATTATTTATTGGTATGACTGCACCTAAACAGGAAAAATGGGTGCATCAGAATAAAGAGAACCTGTCAGTTAACATCATTGGGTCAATTGGTGCAGTATTTGACTTTTACGCCGGCACTGTAGAACGCCCCGGAAAAATATGGATACAGCTTGGATTAGAATGGTTTATACGTTTGCTTAAGGAACCAAAAAGAATGTGGAAAAGGTACCTGTATTACGGGCCTGTTTTCATCGGGCTGGTTATAAGAGAAAAACTTAGAGGATCACGGTAA